From Polyodon spathula isolate WHYD16114869_AA chromosome 24, ASM1765450v1, whole genome shotgun sequence, one genomic window encodes:
- the LOC121299236 gene encoding death-associated protein kinase 2-like isoform X2 yields MRNSGMAVFKQQNVEEFYEIREELGSGQFAIVKHCKEKSSGLEYAAKFIKKRQSRASRRGVRREEIEREVNILQQIQHPNIITLHDVYENRTDTVLILELVSGGELFDFLAQKESLSEEEATQFMKQILDGVNYLHSKKIAHFDLKPENIMLLDKNVPLPRIKLIDFGLAHKIEDGVEFKNIFGTPEFVAPEIVNYEPLGLPADMWSIGVITYILLSGASPFLGETKQETLGNISAMDYEFDEEFFSRTSELAKNFIRQLLVKDTRKRLTIQEALNHPWIKPLNQKQEMVRRQSVINLENFKRQYARRRWKLSISIVSFCNHLTRMMKKDYIKKQEDMRDCESDPEEEAFRRRAMRPRKRSTTS; encoded by the exons CGGGCAGTTTGCTATTGTGAAGCATTGCAAGGAGAAGAGCAGCGGGCTGGAGTACGCTGCCAAGTTCATCAAGAAGCGTCAGAGCCGTGCCAGCCGGCGGGGGGTGAGGCGGGAGGAAATCGAGCGCGAGGTCAACATCCTCCAGCAGATCCAGCATCCCAACATCATCACCCTGCACGATGTGTATGAGAACAGGACCGACACGGTTCTCATTCTGGAGCT GGTGTCTGGAGGGGAGCTCTTTGATTTCCTGGCACAGAAAGAGTCTTTGAGCGAAGAAGAAGCGACCCAGTTCATGAAACAAATCCTCGATGGGGTCAACTATCTGCACTCCAAGAAAATCGCACATTTTGATCTCAAG CCAGAAAACATAATGCTGCTGGATAAGAACGTTCCTTTGCCACGTATCAAACTGATTGACTTCGGCCTGGCTCACAAAATCGAAGATGGAGTTGAgttcaaaaacatttttggaacTCCAGAATTTGTCG ctccAGAAATCGTTAACTATGAACCACTGGGACTGCCTGCAGACATGTG gaGTATTGGAGTCATCACCTATATATT ATTAAGTGGGGCATCCCCTTTCCTAGGCGAGACAAAGCAGGAGACCCTTGGAAACATTTCAGCAATGGATTATGAATTTGACGAGGAATTCTTCAGCCGCACCAGTGAACTGGCAAAGAATTTCATCCGGCAGTTACTAGTGAAAGACActag aaaaaGACTGACAATCCAAGAAGCTCTTAATCATCCATGGATTAAG ccaTTAAACCAAAAGCAAGAAATGGTCAGAAGACAATCTGTCATTAACCTGGAGAACTTTAAGAGACAGTATGCAAGAAGGAGATGGAAG TTGTCCATCAGTATCGTCTCATTCTGTAATCATTTGACACGTATGATGAAAAAAgactacattaaaaaacaagaagATATG AGGGATTGTGAGAGCGATCCCGAAGAGGAAGCCTTCAGAAGAAGAGCCATGAGACCCAGGAAGAGAAGCACCACGTCTTGA
- the LOC121299236 gene encoding death-associated protein kinase 2-like isoform X1 has translation MRNSGMAVFKQQNVEEFYEIREELGSGQFAIVKHCKEKSSGLEYAAKFIKKRQSRASRRGVRREEIEREVNILQQIQHPNIITLHDVYENRTDTVLILELVSGGELFDFLAQKESLSEEEATQFMKQILDGVNYLHSKKIAHFDLKPENIMLLDKNVPLPRIKLIDFGLAHKIEDGVEFKNIFGTPEFVAPEIVNYEPLGLPADMWSIGVITYILLSGASPFLGETKQETLGNISAMDYEFDEEFFSRTSELAKNFIRQLLVKDTRKRLTIQEALNHPWIKTHESKEETKVLETKKPERRQLKTKRLKEYTIKTYSSMPPNNTYVNFERFALVVEDISVMETSVSGIAVAQDSLQEDIDALISIYNEKETWYKEESESVRHELSQLWYEYRKVESMKKHLQDDVKTMDSSITDITGKYMERKSHFEALGQELLSEVKWVQDVMSSFQMDHGNGSFSNGDFASVFNKDVNEALKELLNSSCSRELLSGMNLDLTE, from the exons CGGGCAGTTTGCTATTGTGAAGCATTGCAAGGAGAAGAGCAGCGGGCTGGAGTACGCTGCCAAGTTCATCAAGAAGCGTCAGAGCCGTGCCAGCCGGCGGGGGGTGAGGCGGGAGGAAATCGAGCGCGAGGTCAACATCCTCCAGCAGATCCAGCATCCCAACATCATCACCCTGCACGATGTGTATGAGAACAGGACCGACACGGTTCTCATTCTGGAGCT GGTGTCTGGAGGGGAGCTCTTTGATTTCCTGGCACAGAAAGAGTCTTTGAGCGAAGAAGAAGCGACCCAGTTCATGAAACAAATCCTCGATGGGGTCAACTATCTGCACTCCAAGAAAATCGCACATTTTGATCTCAAG CCAGAAAACATAATGCTGCTGGATAAGAACGTTCCTTTGCCACGTATCAAACTGATTGACTTCGGCCTGGCTCACAAAATCGAAGATGGAGTTGAgttcaaaaacatttttggaacTCCAGAATTTGTCG ctccAGAAATCGTTAACTATGAACCACTGGGACTGCCTGCAGACATGTG gaGTATTGGAGTCATCACCTATATATT ATTAAGTGGGGCATCCCCTTTCCTAGGCGAGACAAAGCAGGAGACCCTTGGAAACATTTCAGCAATGGATTATGAATTTGACGAGGAATTCTTCAGCCGCACCAGTGAACTGGCAAAGAATTTCATCCGGCAGTTACTAGTGAAAGACActag aaaaaGACTGACAATCCAAGAAGCTCTTAATCATCCATGGATTAAG ACTCACGAGAGCAAGGAAGAAACCAAAGTTCTCGAAACTAAAAAGCCAGAACGGCGACAGCTGAAGACGAAGCGGCTGAAGGAATACACCATCAAGACCTATTCAAGCATGCCGCCCAACAACACCTATGTCAACTTCGAGCGATTCGCCCTCGTGGTGGAAGACATCTCCGTAATGGAGACCAGCGTCAGCGGCATAGCGGTGGCCCAAGACTCCCTCCAGGAGGACATCGACGCTTTGATTTCCATCTATAACGAGAAGGAGACCTGGTACAAGGAAGAAAGCGAGAGTGTGAGGCATGAGCTGTCCCAGCTCTGGTACGAGTACCGCAAAGTGGAATCCATGAAGAAACACCTTCAAGATGACGTTAAAACCATGGACTCCAGCATCACAGACATCACTGGCAAATACATGGAGCGGAAATCGCACTTTGAAGCCTTGGGGCAGGAGCTGTTGTCCGAAGTGAAGTGGGTGCAAGACGTAATGAGCTCCTTTCAGATGGACCATGGCAATGGAAGCTTCTCGAATGGAGATtttgcttctgtttttaataaagatgtGAATGAGGCTTTGAAGGAGCTGTTAAACAGCTCTTGTAGTAGAGAGCTGCTTTCAGGCATGAATTTAGACCTTACAGAGTAA